The Terriglobus sp. TAA 43 sequence CCTTCGACCAGCGGCCTGAAGATTTCCGATACCCAGGGCTTCTTCGCTCCTCTGGAACACGCATGGTGGAAGGTTCGCTCCTCCGATCACGTGAAGACAGGAGAGTTGGAAGTCTCGGGTGGCCTTCCGGACGGTCTGATCGAGGGTGTGGAGTGGCCTGCACATTCCAACCGTTCCGTGGTTGTGATTGCCCTGCGAGACCACTCCGTCATTCCGGCGTTCCTTTCTACCTTCCTCCGTGTCAGTTCGTCATCGGACATTTCGCAGTCCGTTGCCGTGCTTCACGGAACACAGTTCGTCTCGTATCGAATCGGAAACGACGTCTACAAGATCGGTTCGTTGTCGATTTGGACACGTCTCCAGTTGTTCTTTTCTGAATTCCCCGCATCCGTTGTAGTGCTGGTGATCTTGGCCTCCATCCTGTTGGCGACGATCATCCGTGTATCGCTCCGCCGTCGTGCACGACTGAGGTTGCAGGGAGAGGACTAATGCTGGGAGTACGAAAAGGATGGCGCAATTGCTTCCGTCGCACTGCGGCGGTTGCCATTGCGTGTGTGACGTTGCTGTCGCAGACGGGCTGCCGGGCAGAGGTTCCCTGGCCGCTGTGGCAGTCCTATCGTGCGAAGTTTGTCGATGCGTCGGGCCGGGTCATTGACCATGACGCCAACGAGCGCACCACCAGCGAAGGCATGGCTTACGGCATGTTCTTCGCGCTCGTCACAAACGACCGCCCCACCTTTGACAAGATGCTTCGCTGGACAGAAGACAATCTGGCTGGCGGCGACCTGACCGCGCGACTTCCCGCATGGAATTGGGGCAAGTCACCGGAAGGTCAATGGAAGACGCTGGACGCCAACTCTGCAGCCGATGCTGATCTCTGGATGGCCTACGATCTCGTCGAAGCCGGACGCATGTGGAAGGATGATCGTCTCGCGAAACTCGGCACTGTACTGGCAAATCACATCGCTCAGAGTGAAGTCGCGCTGATACCCGGGTTGGGCGCCGTGTTGCTTCCAGGCCCACAGGGTTTTCATCCCGATCAAAACATCTTCATTCTGAATCCCTCATACACGCCGCCGCAGGTGGTTGCACGGCTGCGGTTTGATTCTCCTACGGGGCCCTGGGCCTCGTTACTGGAGAGCTATCCCATGCTCGTCCAGGGAAGCTCTCCTGCCGGATACGCCATGGACTGGGTCACCGCAGGAACAGGCGTACGTCCCAGCGGAACGCCGGCACAGCTGGCCACCGGCAAGACAGACTTCACCCCGATCGGCGCTTACGAAGCCATCCGTGTGTATCTCTGGCTCGGCATGGCCGACAAAGGCACGGTTGGAATCTCCGAGTCGCTGGGTTATCTGCAAGGCATGGGCCGCTACATGCAAACGGCTCCAACGCCGCCCCTTCAGGTAGATTCCACCGGAAAAATCCTTAATCCGGAGGGCACTGTCGGATTTTCAGCGGCCATGATTCCTTACCTCGTCGCTACCGGCCGCATGAGCCAGGCCAAGTCGCAGAACGACCGCCTGACGGCGAGCAAGGACTCAGCCACCGGCCTCTATGGTCACTCTTCTCTGTACTATGACCAAAATCTTGCGATGTTTGCGACAGGTTGGCAGGAGGGACGTTTTCACTTCGACCGTGATGGAAAACTCAGGCTGAAATGGAAATAGGGTAGCCAAGTAGTTGTTACCACAAGAGTAAACCCTAAAAAAACCGGCTGTTCCACCCAAGAAACGAGTAAGATTCTGTGGGGAACACGGCAAACCTGACCCCCAGGTCGCGGGGCTTAGCATGCGCAGGCAGCGTACCAGCGCAGAGGCAAATTGAATGGCATACAAGGCTCCATCCCGGCGGACGCTTCTGTTCCTGAGTGCCGTTCTTCTGAGCACTCCAGGAGAACTGTGCTTGCACGCACAGACACAGCCCGCCGCCACCAGCGCAGCCACACAGGCTTTGTTGGATAAGGCTCGTTCGCTGGAGTCGCGCGGACGCATGGATATGGCTGCGCAGACCTGGCAACAGGTTTTGCTCGCCGATCCGAACAATACGGACGCACTCGCTGGTCTGGCGCGCGCCGCCAAAATGTCCGGTAACAATGCGCTGGCCAACACCTATCTGCAACGCCTGCGTTCCATCAATCCGAACGATCCCGGCATCGCTCGCGCGGAAAGCGTGATGCAGCAGGGTGCGCAACTCGCCGAATTGCAAAAGGCAGGCAAGCTTGCCGCCGCTGGAAATTACGCAGAAGCCGTGCGCATTTATCGCTCCGTCTTCGGAAACAACCCGCCGCAGGGCGAGTGGGCACTGGCGTACTACGAGACAGAAGCTGCCACGGAAGACGGTCGTCCGCACGCCATTGCAGCGCTGCGGTCATTGATGGATCGTTACCCGGCGGACTCGCGTTATCAGGTGGCTCTCGGTCGCATCCTTACGTACAACCCCAAGACGCGCGCGGAAGGCCGCAGACTGTTGGAGCGCCATCCCAATGATCCGCAGGCAGCCGAGGCGCTGAAGCAGTCGCTCGTGTGGGATGCGCAGAACCCAGCTTCGGCAGGTGACATCCGCAACTACCTCGCAAAGCACAAGGACGCGCAGTTGCAGGACGCGCTCCGCACCACAGAAGCGAATCAGCGCGCCGCAGCAAAAGGCCGCAAGCCCAGCGCCGGTACACCAGCCGCACCGTATGTAGAACCGGCCGAAAACGCTCAGCTCCGCCAATACAACGCAGAACAGAGTGCCGCCTACGCCGCGCTGAATGCGAAGCGGTTCACCGAAGCGGAAGAGCGGTTCAAGACATTGCTGGCCAAGAATCCCAACGATGCGCGCGCACTTGCGGGCATGGGATACGTCCGCATGAATCAGCAGAACTTCGGCGGCTCCATCTCCTTTCTGGAGCAGGCCAAGCAGGAAGGCGCGACGGACAAGGGGCTTGACGCCAACCTCACCACCGCGCGTTACTTCTACACAATTCAGGAGGGCGGCATCGCCCTCAACGAAAACGACCTGACCACCGCCGAACAGCAGTACCGACAGGCGCTTGCTATCCGTCCTGCTGGCCCGGAAGCGTTGCTTGGACTCGCGGGAACACTCGCCAAGGCGCAGCAGCCGGAACCTGCCAGCGCCGCGTATCAGGAATACATCCGTCTGAAGCCGCAGGCCATCGAAGGTTGGCGTGGTCTGTTCATGTCGCAGTATCAGGCTGGCCATGCTGCCGCTGCGCTCGACACAGAACGTCGCACGCCGCAGACCATCCGCACGCAACTCATGCGTGATCCGGACTATCTCCGTTCGCTGGCATCGGCGTATTCCGCAGTTGGCCGCGATGCGGATGCACAACGCGTTTTGCGTTCGGCGCTCGATATGCCTTTTCCTGCGGGAGCGCAGGGTCTGAAGGCAGACACACAGCTTCAGTACGCCAGCCTGCTGTTGCAGGCAAACCATCTTGATCAGGCCGCTGGCCTGTACCGGCAGGTACTTTCAGCGGACCCTACGAACGCGCTCGCATGGCAGGGATTAGTTAACACTCTGCACACCATGCATGACGATGCGGGCGCGATTCAGACATTGGAGAGCATGCCGCCTGTTGTTTACGATCAGGCGCTCCGTGACCCCGGCTTCCTCGGCACCGCCGCAGCCATCTATCAATCGCAAAACAAGTACGACATCGCGCAAAGCCTGTTGGAGCGCGCCATCGCGCAGCAGAACACTGCAGGCCAGCGCATCCCTGCGCCCCTCCAGCTGCAGTTGGCGGGCCTGTATCTTCAGCGCAACGACGCAGCACACGCCTTTCCCATCTACCAGCGCATCCTTAGCGAAAACCCGGATCGAGTAGATGCATGGAAGGGGCTGCTGACCGCGCTGCATACCGCAGGCCGTGACCGCGACGCTCTCGCGCAGGTGCAGCAGATTCCAGTGGCCACGCGCAAGACGCTCGAAGGTGACGTGGAATATCTCCAGACCATTGGCAATATCTATAACAGCCTCGGTCAGCCTTCGCAGGCCATGCTCTTCCTGAACCGCGTGCAGCAGCGTTACGCAAGCCAGCACACGGTACCACCGGCAGACATCGACATTCAGAATGCCTGGCTGCTCTTTAACGGGCAGAACGACGTTGGTCTCTATCGCCAGTTGTTGGTGCTTGGCAGCCGCCAGGATCTTTCCGATGAACAGCGCCGTACGGTACAGGTGATCTGGGCCAATTGGGCCGTTCGCAAAGCAAATCAATCCGCTGCTGCGAACAACGAGAAGCGCTCACTCGCAATCCTGAACGCCACAGCGAAAGCCTTCCCGGATAACCCCGGAGTCATCAAGGCGCTGGCAGGCGGATACCTCCGCGCCGGATTGCCCAAGCAGGCAGTTTCCATTTTCAAAGCGCAGGACATGAGCACCGGCTCCGCAGCGGATTACAAGGCCGCGGTCGGTTCCGCGCTCGCTGCGAATGATCTCAAGGACGCCGAAAACTGGCTGCGTTACGCGCTGGATCAGTATCCCCGCGATGGCCAGATCCTGAACCTTGCTGCCCGTTTCGAGCAGGCCCGTGGCGACAGCACGCGTGCGGCCGATTACTACCGCGCATCGCTCGCGGCACAGCCGCAGCCCGACCCCGGTTCGGAGCTGGCAAGCATCCTCAACCAGCCATCGCCGCAGCTGAACCCGCGCCAGCTGCCCAGCCCCACGCAGGCCGAGGGCCTTGCGCAGCTTCTGGCTCCTGGACAGGAAGATCGCAATCCGGACGGCACCCCCATGACGCAGCCTCCGGCACATCCGTATCTTCCGAATGCGTCGAACTCGTATGGCCAGGCTCCAGTGCAGATTGGTACCCAGGCACCGCTGCCGGGTTCCGGATACGCTCAGCCTTACAACGGCAACACCGCTCAGCCGACGGTGCCGTCGTACATGGCGAACCCCAATTCGACGGTGCGTCAGCAACCTTCCACGCAGCGTCTGCGTGACTACGTCCCGAATTCCGGCACTCTGCCTGCCCCAGGCTCCATCGTGTATCCCGGTGTCTCGGAAAATTACGCAATGCCGGATGTAACAGGGCATGCACAGGAAGCTCCGCTAACCGCAAGCGCACAGCCGCTCTCCTCCGAGACGGACCTACCAGGAACAGCACCAGACGCCTCGCTCGCGTACCAGCACGAACAGATTCGACGTTCGACCGAGCAGGCTCAGTCCGGGAATACCTCGGAACCGCTTTATCTTGCGGGATCGCACAGGGAAGGGGCGCAGACTGGCCAGTTCAACGGCGAAGTCTATGGTCCGTACGTCCCCTACGTTGCGCCCTCGCAGCAGAACGCGACACCGATGGTCACGTACTCGCCCAGCGACGTGCACGTTCCTACTCGCGCGGTCAGCAACACCAAGCGCGGCGGGAAGACGGTACATCCTGAGATCGCCGCTGCGGAAGCCGCCGCACAGCGCCGTCGCCAGTCTGACCCACGTGGCATGATGGGGCAGAGTACTCCGCCCGACGAGATCGCCGACGGTACGCCTCGCAGTGCGCAGTACACGCAAACCCCTGCGCCCGGACAGATGGGCCAGCCATCGTCCTTGCCTGCGACGGCACCCACGAATACGCAGCCGTACGACACGTCGTCCACCAATGACGGCAACACCTACCGTCAGGGCCTGGGCAGTACGCGTACCACCACGACTCAGCCTGGCCGTTCGTACAACAACTACGGTATCCAGAGCAGCGAGAACACCTACGGCCAGCAGTATCCGCAACCCACGCGCCCTGTGATCAAGGGCACCACCACCGCTCACCGCACCACTCGCTCGCGTTCGGCCACCTCGATTTCTGGCGTGGGTCAGGCGTCAGCTCCGATCTTCTATCCGGCAGCGCCCAGCGAGCTTTCGACGCAGCCATACCCGGATCTACCGCCATACAACAACGGCAACAATCGCATCCCCACGGATGGCGACCTGGTCGCGCGTAGCGTGCCGCCTCTCCGTGGGTATTACGATCCGAACGAGAAGGTAGCGCCACCGCTCAACGAGCGTCAGCAGACAGAACTCGACCTTGCCACACTGGAATCCAGCTACTCCGGTTGGGTGGGTGGCAGTGGTTGGGTACGCTTCCGTAGCGGCACACCGGGCGTCAACCGCCTCTTCGATTACGAAGCTCCCATCGAAGCCACCTTCGTTGCGGGCAACCGTGTGCGCTTCTCCGTTGTCCCGAAGGCAGTTTTCCTGAACAGCGGAACGCTCGATCTCGGCACCCTGGGCGCAACGACTGCGACACCGCTACTGGGTACATTGCCTGCCACGGCCATCACCTCTCCCGCGCCGCAGTATTCTTCCGGCGTTGGCGGCGAACTGCAGATGACGAGCACGAACTTTGGCCTGGCCGTTGGTTATACGCCGTACTCGTTCCTGGTAAACAACATTACCGGCCGCGCGCGTGCGCGCTTCTTCAATCACCTGACGATCTTCGGTGAGCGCGACTCGGTGAAGGATACGCAGCTTTCGTACGCCGGTCTCCGTGACCCGGGTTCCGTAACCCCCGTCTTCTCAGGCAACATCTGGGGCGGCGTGGTCTCCACCACAGTGGGTGCCCGATTCGATTTCGGTGATGAGAAGTCAGGCTTCTACATCAGCGGCGACGGTGGCACGGTCAACGGTTACAAGGTGCTTGACAACCAGAAGCTGGAAGGCACCATGGGCGCATACTTCCGCGTCTGGCAGGTGCCACAGTATGGTTCGCTCAACGTGGGTGGCAGCTTCTTCGGCATGCACTACGCTCACAACGAAATCCCACTGACGTACGGAAACGGCGGCTACTTCAGCCCCGAGGTCTACTTCCTGGGTTCGGTTCCCGTCACGTGGAACGGTCATTACCGTGAAAAATGGCATTACACGGTTGCCGGTGCCATCGGCGTGCAGACCTTCGTTCAGGACACGGCGAAGTACTATCCCATGTCCGACTCCGCCAGCGTGGCGCTGTTTAACGGCTCACTCTCTGGCTGCTCTCTGACTGAGATTGCTCAGAAGACCTGCGCCACGGCCTACAACGCACGGAGCACCTCCACAGGAGCCAACTTCAACATCGGTGGTCAGTTCAGCTATCAAGTGGCCGAACACTGGTACGTGGGTGGAGCGCTGGCTGCGAACAACACTAACAACTACACGATGGTGCAGCCCACCTTCTTCGCGCGTTACCTTTTCAAGGCACAGTACCCCACGGACGACTATCCGACGGGCCTGTTCCCAATGGAAGGACTCCGTCCGCTACGCGTTCCATAACCGCTTGATGCATTCGTTGAATAAAAAGCACAGCTTCGGCTGTGCTTTTTTGCTGCATCGCATCAGGGAAGGCGGCAGACCTTCGCATCTGTGTTGCGATACGGGCAGAGAAACGTCGTTTCAGCATCTGCTGGCAACAAGATCCACGACGCTCCAAACGAGCGTAATCGCTGGATACGCTGTAAGTCGGACACGCCAGCCAGCCCCTCCTGTGCCTGGCTTCCTACCCACCACGTGTCCGCCAGCTCCGGCACAACGGAGGCAATGCCGCCATCCTTTGCCGCATCGGGAATCGTGCTTCGTTGCGCAATGGCCCGCACCATCTGGGCATCCTCGCCGCGCATCGTCGTGTAGTGCGCGTCCACTGCAATCAGCGCATCCGCTGATGTGTTTTGCCGAAGCCAAAGCGCAGCTTCCTTATATCCATTGCCACTTGTACCCCGGGGATTTTCCCAATGGGCAGAGTGCGGATAGATTTCCCGTTGCATAAACAACATTCCACCGATAGCGCCAAGCGCGAATAGATACATTCCATAGCGCCTCAGCATTCCTGCTGCAGGAGCTGCCAGCCATCCGCCCAGCATTAATACAAAAACAATCGAGACAGGATGCAACAACCGCAACGGTTGCAAGCGCGCCAGCAGAAAAGCTGTATCACCCGTATGGATGAGCAGCAACGCGCCAGCAGTCACAGTCATCAACGAAGCTGCCATCGCTGCAGCAAGCGCCTGAGCCGTAGAAGACATCATCTTGCTTTTGCCTGTAGCGATGACCAGAAGCATCAGCATGGGCGCGATCAGACCAATCCACTCGTACCACTGCCACTGAGAAGGGAACCAGTAACCCCGCGACAGCGAAGCGGCACGCACAGCAGCGGAATCAACAGGTGCCACCATCTGGATCGCCGCCATAAAGCTAACGACAGCCAGCGCAAGCAACACAAAGTCACGTGTCCGCTTCGCCGATCTCTGCCAAATCAGCAGAAAAACAGCAGGCAACAGGGCCCACAGCGTCATCAGCGGATGAACGGCAAACGAAACGACCGCGCATACAGCGGCGGCGCCATATCGTTTGCGCAGAATGGCGGTAAGCCCCAGCAGGATCAGCGGTGTGGAGAACGAACGAGACGTCAGATACGGGTCCGCAAGGTAGAGCGATGTCCCGCCCACAGGCATGCCCATAGCCAGGGCAAACAGCAGCGTTGAGCAGACTTGCTGCCGTCGCTCACGAAACAGTACGCAGGCGATTCCATGCGCTGCCGCCACGGTAGCTGCAATCGACAGTAGAAACAGCCCCGTCACCAAGACTTCCTGCGGCATGTGGCTCTGCTGAACCATTTCCGCCACAACCGGAATGAACAGGCTCTTGCCGGTATGCGCCACCGCAAAGGCTCGAAACGCAGGAAATAACGACGGATTTAGCTGCAGCGCCAACGCCGACGCATAAATACCGCCATCCTCCGCATATGGGTGGTATCCCAACAGTGCCGCGGCCACCAGTGATAACGCCGCCAGGAACAGCAGCGTCGTCCGCGTGTTGCCTTCTGTTGCATTCATCGAGCGCAAATGCGCTTCTGTAAGAATCGAAACCGTTGCCATGTATCGGGTGCGAGTACTTAAGACTAACGTGCAGAGTTAACCGTACGCAGCGGCTTCTTCTGCCAATCTTCGTATAATCGGTGAGGCATGTCCCAATTTCATTCCCGCCCGTATCCCCGCAGAGCAGGAGCTATTGTTTGAGCGAAAAGCCGTCCAGCAACGCAAGCCGCTACTGGAAACTCATTCCTGGGCTTCTCATCTCTGCCTTTTTCCTGTGGCGGACACTTCGCGGATTCCACCTGGATGAACTGCGCGATGTGCACTTCGGCCATCCCGTATGGATTCTGGGTGTACTGGGCTTCATCTCAGTCGACTACGGCCTCCGCAGCTACCGCTGGTGGCTCATGTTGCGCCGGTATAACGCGCGCCTCACCGCATGCTTCCGCGTTCTGTTAACCAGTCTGGCCGCAAACAATATCCTGCCGTTCCGCATTGGCGATTTCCTGCGTATCTTTGCTTACGCCCCGGATGTAAACGCATCCTCGTCCGCTGTACTCAGCACCGTCGTACTGGAACGGCTGCTGGATACGGTGATGCTTCTTGGCTTCTTTGCCGTGGCTGCCCCTGGCTTGGAAAGCAGTTTCAGTGCATTCTCATTCCATGGCTATGGCGTCGCTCAGACGGTTCGCCTGGTGCTCGTCATTCTGGTGTTCTGCCTGTGCCTGCTTCTCTTCGGCACGCACCTTCTGCACATCCTTGTGCAGAAACTTGTCGCGCGTTACGGCAATCACCCACGCACGCGCAAGTTCGGAGAGTGGGCTGAGCAGTTGTTTGATGCTATCGTGCACATCCCTTTCTCGGTGCGTTTTCTGCTCGTGCTGCTCACAGCCGTCGTCTGGCTCTGTGAAGGCATGGTCTTTTATTCCACCGCACAGCTCCTAGGCCTCAACACCTTCCGTGGCTCCATGCTGGCGTCCATTCTCAGCAATCTGAGTTTTATGCTGCCCAGTGCTCCGGGTGGCATCGGCCCCTTTGAAGCATTCGGCAAGCTCGCCATGGAGTCTCAGGGAGTGCCCACTTCGTTGGCCATCCTGTACGCACTCTTTGTGCACTTCGTCATCTTTATGATCGTCAACATCGTCGGCGGCATCGGCTTCCTGATCAACCGCAAAGAGCATGGCGGTAAAACGCTCTCGGATGAAATTCATTCACTCCCGCCAGAAGCCGATCTCCTGTAAGCGAAGAACCACTGCGTACAAACGCAGCCCATGTAGAAAGAACGAACTATGTATCGCAAGCTCAAACAGGCACTGCTGGAAACCACAGCAAACGTGCTGCAAACAAAGTACGAAGTAACCGGCGCAAACATCGCCACGGAACTACCGCCGAATATCGCGTTGGGTGAAATCGCCACGCCTGTGGCTTTTGAACTCGCAAAGCGCCTGCGCAAAGCGCCGAAGATGATAGCCGCAGAACTTGCCGCTGAACTCAATGGCATCGACGGCGTAGCTACGGTTGAAGTCGCCGGTGCTGGCTACCTCAACGTAAAGCTTGATCGCGCCGCGATCACGAAACGCATCGCAAAAGGTGAACACTCCGACATTGGTGGTGAAGGTCTTCGCCTCGTCGAACACACCAGCATCAATCCCAACAAGGCTGCGCATGTAGGCCATCTGCGCAACGCCATTCTTGGCGACAGCTTCGCGCGTCTTCTGCGCAAGGACGCGTACAAGTCCGGCTATCCCACCGTGGTGCAGAACTACATCGACAACACCGGCGTGCAGGTTGCAGATGTCGTCGTGGGCCTGCTGCATCTGGAAGGGAAGTCGCCTGCAGACGTGGATGCACTCATCGGCGATCTGATCGCGCGCGGCGAACGTGTCGACTACTACCTGTGGGATCTCTACGCCCGCGTCTCGCAGTGGTATGACAGCGATGCCGATCAGAAAGAAGCACGCAAGAAACTACGCCTGGACACGCTGCACCACATCGAAGAGGGCGACAACGAAATCGCAAAGGTAGCCGACCTTGTCGCCACCGCGGTTCTGGAACGCCATCTCGAAACCATGGAGCGCCTCTCCATCGAGTACGACTTCCTTCCGCGCGAAAGCGAAATCCTGCACCTGCATTTCTGGGAAGCCGCACGCCAGTTGATGGTGGAGCGCGGCGTTCTTTATCTGGAAACAGAAGGTAAGAACAAGGGCTGCTGGGTTATGCGCCGCCCCGGCGCTGAAGTGGTTGAAGGCCCCGATGAAGATGCAAAGGTCATCATCCGTTCTAACGGCACCGTGACCTACGTAGGCAAAGACATTGCGTATCACCTATGGAAGTTCGGCTTGCTCCCCGGCCGCGATTTCGGCTACAAGATCTTCCGCGAATACGAGTCGCATCCCTGCTGGATCAGCACCATGCACGGCGAAACTCCGCATCCGCACTACGGTCAGGCCGCTGCCATCTACAACGTGATTGACTCACGTCAGAACGATCCGCAGGCGAACGTGGTGGAGAGCCTTCGCGCTCTCGGTTACACCGAAGCCGCCGCGAACTACACCCACATCAACTACGCGATGGTCGCGCTCACACCGCGTTGCGCAATCGATCTCGGATACACACTGAGCGATGCCGACAAAGAGAAGCAGCATCTCGAAGTCAGCGGTCGCAAGGGTTTCGGTGTAAAGGCAGACGATCTTCTCGATCGCCTGATTGCAGCAGCCAAGTCTGAAGTCGACGCACGTCATCCTGAAGATCCCGAATCGCAGCGTCAGCGTTCGGCGGAACAGATCGCAGTTGGTGCTCTGCGTTACTTCATGCTGAAGTACACACGCAACACCATCATCGCGTTTGATTTCCGCGATGCGCTTTCCTTCGAAGGTGAAACCGGCCCATATGCGCAGTACTCTGCAGTGCGCGCCGCAAACATCCTGAAGAAGGCAGGCGTTACGGAACAGCACGCGATCAACGACATTGCCGACGTCGATCTGGCTCCCTACTTCGAAGATGAGGCAGGCGACAGTCTGTGGGCCATGTGGCTCATCCTGTCGCGTGTGACAACGATTGTGGAGCAGTCCATCGCTGCAGCAGAACCCGCAATCGTTGCGCGTTTTGCCTTCCAACTCGCGCAGGAGTTCAACAACTTCTACCACCGCAATCACGTGTTGAACGAAACTGATGCCGCAAGAAAGAAGCTGTTGCTGGCAACCGCCGCAGTAGCTTCGCGAGAACTAGCACGCGTTCTCGGATGGCTCGGTATCGAAGTGCCGTTGTCAATGTAAAGGAATGAGGTCAACGCAATCCTCGCGTTGACCTCATCACCTGTCTACAAGCGCATCTTCTAAGATTCCCACCAGCTCCAGCGGATGAATTGGCTTGGAGATCGTCCGCGTCACACCAAGTCGTTCCATCTCCGTTGCATCTTCTGGCAAGACTCCATTCACAAACAAAATGGCAGGCGTCATCACGCCGCGTTCGCGCAGTTGATATAGCAACGCCAACCCATCCACGTTTGGCATCTTCTTGTCGGTAAGAATCACATCGACATGATTTGCTGCCACGATCTCCAGTGCCTCTGCACCATCCTCCGCGGTGAGAACCTGTGCCCCCATCCGCCTTAATAGCACAGAGAAGGTCAGTCGCAACACAGGTTCGTCGTCGACAACAAGGACGGTGCTCTCAGCCAACGTCATTGCGCCAACGCCCGCACCCATTCCACAATCGAGCGCACTGCAACGCCGCTCGGCCCCTTGGCGATGTACGAACGCGCATCGTCAATCCAGGCCTGTCCTGCAATGTCCAGATGAACCCAGGGCGTGTCGCCCACAAACTCCTTCAGGAACATCGCAGCGGTACTCGCACCACCCCACCGGTCCATACCCGTATTGCGGATGTCAGCAATGTCGCTCTTGATCAGGTCGCGATAGTCATCCGTGCAGGGAAGCTGCCAGAAGGTTTCGTTCGTCTGATTCGCAGCCTCGCGGAACATCGCAACCGTCGCATCATCGTTTGAGAACAAACCGCTGTTCAACTTGCCCAGTGCAACAACGCACGCGCCCGTCAGCGTTGCCGCATTGATGAGATGAGTCGCACCCAGCGTCTTCGCATAGTGCAGTCCATCCGCCAGCACCAGCCGCCCTTCAGCATCTGTGTTCATCACTTCAATGGTCTTGCCGCTCATTGCGGTCAATACATCGCCCGGCTTATAAGCAGAGCCACTCGGCATGTTCTCCGCAGAACACACAATACTGATCACTTCGACCGAGGGCTTCAACGCAGCAATCGCCTGCATTGCACCAATCATGGCGGCGGCACCGGCCATGTCGTACTTCATCTTGTCCATGCCATCCGCAGGCTTGATGGAGATGCCGCCGGTGTCGAACGTAATGCCCTTACCCACAAGGCCCACCACGTTGCTATTCGTGGCTTTCGCAGGCTTATAGCGCATCACGATGAGCGCAGGCGGCTCCACAGAACCTTGTGCCACGCCAAGGAACGCACCCATGCCTAGTTCTTTCAGCTTCTCCGTGCTGTGGACTTCGCAGGACAGCCCATTGGTCTCGCACATCGCAGCAGCGCGCTTACCAAGCTCTGTAGGAGTCAGCACGTTACCGGGCTCGTTCACCAGCGTTCGCGCAAAGTTCTGCGCAGCCGCAAAAACTTCACCTTCGCGGAATCCATTCTCGAGTTCCACCTGCGTCGATGAGTCGCCAAGCACAACAACGTTCTGCATGCTGCGATCTTCGCGCTGGCTGCGATACGTATCCGCATCGTA is a genomic window containing:
- a CDS encoding lysylphosphatidylglycerol synthase transmembrane domain-containing protein, with the translated sequence MSEKPSSNASRYWKLIPGLLISAFFLWRTLRGFHLDELRDVHFGHPVWILGVLGFISVDYGLRSYRWWLMLRRYNARLTACFRVLLTSLAANNILPFRIGDFLRIFAYAPDVNASSSAVLSTVVLERLLDTVMLLGFFAVAAPGLESSFSAFSFHGYGVAQTVRLVLVILVFCLCLLLFGTHLLHILVQKLVARYGNHPRTRKFGEWAEQLFDAIVHIPFSVRFLLVLLTAVVWLCEGMVFYSTAQLLGLNTFRGSMLASILSNLSFMLPSAPGGIGPFEAFGKLAMESQGVPTSLAILYALFVHFVIFMIVNIVGGIGFLINRKEHGGKTLSDEIHSLPPEADLL
- a CDS encoding arginine--tRNA ligase yields the protein MYRKLKQALLETTANVLQTKYEVTGANIATELPPNIALGEIATPVAFELAKRLRKAPKMIAAELAAELNGIDGVATVEVAGAGYLNVKLDRAAITKRIAKGEHSDIGGEGLRLVEHTSINPNKAAHVGHLRNAILGDSFARLLRKDAYKSGYPTVVQNYIDNTGVQVADVVVGLLHLEGKSPADVDALIGDLIARGERVDYYLWDLYARVSQWYDSDADQKEARKKLRLDTLHHIEEGDNEIAKVADLVATAVLERHLETMERLSIEYDFLPRESEILHLHFWEAARQLMVERGVLYLETEGKNKGCWVMRRPGAEVVEGPDEDAKVIIRSNGTVTYVGKDIAYHLWKFGLLPGRDFGYKIFREYESHPCWISTMHGETPHPHYGQAAAIYNVIDSRQNDPQANVVESLRALGYTEAAANYTHINYAMVALTPRCAIDLGYTLSDADKEKQHLEVSGRKGFGVKADDLLDRLIAAAKSEVDARHPEDPESQRQRSAEQIAVGALRYFMLKYTRNTIIAFDFRDALSFEGETGPYAQYSAVRAANILKKAGVTEQHAINDIADVDLAPYFEDEAGDSLWAMWLILSRVTTIVEQSIAAAEPAIVARFAFQLAQEFNNFYHRNHVLNETDAARKKLLLATAAVASRELARVLGWLGIEVPLSM
- a CDS encoding response regulator, coding for MTLAESTVLVVDDEPVLRLTFSVLLRRMGAQVLTAEDGAEALEIVAANHVDVILTDKKMPNVDGLALLYQLRERGVMTPAILFVNGVLPEDATEMERLGVTRTISKPIHPLELVGILEDALVDR
- a CDS encoding leucyl aminopeptidase codes for the protein MNASLQFSNAAEFVTPLLTVFAVDTGSAPDAPSISLLTTEQPILAAAAVFLNSGEFKAETGGTLLLHAPAGLKAERLLIVGAGKVAKFSTAELRKAAGAAIRTAKAKNIRDAAVVFPKLDDNLDAAAVSRALTEGVLLADYDADTYRSQREDRSMQNVVVLGDSSTQVELENGFREGEVFAAAQNFARTLVNEPGNVLTPTELGKRAAAMCETNGLSCEVHSTEKLKELGMGAFLGVAQGSVEPPALIVMRYKPAKATNSNVVGLVGKGITFDTGGISIKPADGMDKMKYDMAGAAAMIGAMQAIAALKPSVEVISIVCSAENMPSGSAYKPGDVLTAMSGKTIEVMNTDAEGRLVLADGLHYAKTLGATHLINAATLTGACVVALGKLNSGLFSNDDATVAMFREAANQTNETFWQLPCTDDYRDLIKSDIADIRNTGMDRWGGASTAAMFLKEFVGDTPWVHLDIAGQAWIDDARSYIAKGPSGVAVRSIVEWVRALAQ